The following proteins are encoded in a genomic region of Synechococcus sp. ROS8604:
- the moaB gene encoding molybdenum cofactor biosynthesis protein B, with protein MALSIALLTISDRRTRAEDSSGDALEQRLTAAGHQLSDRRICPDDRYQIRSELSQWIADPSVDVVITSGGTGLTGRDGTPEAIAPLLDKTIDGFGELFRVLSYESIGTSTLQSRCLAGVANGTIVFVLPGSLDAVQTAWDRLISSQLNANTRPCNLVQLLPRLREASWKAKVDPD; from the coding sequence CTGGCCCTCTCAATTGCTCTCCTCACCATTTCCGACCGACGCACCAGGGCGGAAGACTCCAGCGGTGATGCACTGGAACAACGTTTAACGGCAGCAGGGCATCAACTCAGCGATCGGCGAATCTGCCCTGATGATCGTTACCAGATCCGCTCAGAACTCAGTCAGTGGATTGCCGACCCAAGCGTTGATGTGGTGATCACAAGCGGGGGAACAGGCCTGACCGGCCGAGACGGCACCCCAGAAGCGATCGCCCCGTTGCTAGACAAAACCATCGACGGTTTTGGTGAACTCTTCCGGGTTCTTTCCTACGAGAGCATCGGGACCAGCACCTTGCAAAGTCGATGCCTGGCAGGCGTTGCCAACGGAACTATCGTCTTCGTGCTTCCCGGTTCTTTGGATGCCGTTCAAACGGCTTGGGACCGACTGATCTCCAGCCAATTGAACGCAAACACGCGTCCTTGCAACCTCGTACAACTTCTGCCGCGATTACGAGAAGCATCCTGGAAAGCCAAGGTGGATCCCGATTAG
- the cobA gene encoding uroporphyrinogen-III C-methyltransferase: MTDLTNTGTVYLVGAGPGDPDLLTVKAHRLLRCCDALVYDSLVPREVLELVPETCERHFVGKRRGHHSVPQPSTNSVLVALGQRHQTVVRLKGGDPFLFGRGGEEAAHLVSHGIAVEVVPGVTSGIAAPAYAGIPVTHRRAGSSVTFVTGHEEIDKRRPSVNWRALATASDGLVIYMGLHNLPRIAEELIAGGLDGETPVAVVQQGTVVGQRCLKAPLRQVAEATRTENFASPSIVVVGDVVNQQVAACAPEPAAVTMPIPF; encoded by the coding sequence GTGACTGACTTGACCAACACAGGAACTGTGTATCTCGTTGGTGCGGGACCAGGGGATCCAGACCTTCTCACTGTCAAAGCCCATCGTCTACTGCGATGTTGCGATGCCCTTGTTTACGACTCACTGGTTCCTAGGGAGGTTCTCGAGCTTGTCCCCGAGACCTGTGAGCGCCACTTCGTCGGTAAACGTCGGGGGCACCATTCCGTTCCACAGCCAAGCACCAACTCCGTGCTGGTGGCCTTGGGTCAGCGCCATCAAACCGTGGTGCGCTTAAAAGGTGGCGACCCTTTCCTTTTCGGCCGCGGCGGAGAAGAGGCAGCCCATTTGGTCTCCCATGGCATTGCTGTTGAGGTGGTTCCGGGTGTGACCTCTGGTATTGCAGCTCCGGCTTATGCGGGCATACCAGTGACCCACCGCCGTGCCGGCTCCTCGGTCACCTTTGTGACCGGTCATGAGGAGATCGACAAACGTCGCCCCTCCGTGAATTGGCGTGCTCTGGCCACTGCGAGTGATGGTTTAGTGATCTACATGGGTTTGCATAATCTCCCGCGTATTGCTGAGGAATTGATCGCTGGCGGTTTGGACGGAGAGACCCCTGTTGCTGTTGTTCAGCAGGGCACCGTGGTTGGTCAGCGATGCCTGAAGGCACCTCTGCGCCAGGTGGCAGAGGCCACTCGAACTGAGAATTTTGCCTCTCCTTCCATCGTGGTGGTGGGTGATGTGGTGAACCAACAAGTGGCTGCCTGTGCGCCTGAGCCCGCGGCGGTGACTATGCCGATTCCATTTTGA
- a CDS encoding formate/nitrite transporter family protein — translation MDYVLPNELVDGMILAGGKKATVSVKNLLIRGFYSGAILGLAVILALTVGILTKLPFVGSLLFPFGFASIVLFGMELVTGNFALLPMATWAGKCSWSATFRNWTWVWIGNFIGTLVVAIIMAISLTSGSMDASAENVGPPIWDLVAQKIVALNQINVVKKYEALGSMGFFLAFLRGVVANWLVCLGVTMALVSKSVPGKLLACWLPITAFQTMGMEHIVVNQFLHTAGPILGSGVPFYKVIFWNFLPVTLGNIVGGMVFIGMLFYSTHRTKISDVLPTEHDEKLERELAAELGAR, via the coding sequence ATGGACTACGTCCTACCCAATGAACTCGTCGACGGCATGATTTTAGCCGGCGGCAAGAAAGCAACCGTCAGCGTTAAAAACTTGCTGATCCGTGGCTTTTATTCTGGCGCCATTCTTGGTCTTGCCGTCATCCTGGCCCTCACCGTAGGAATCCTGACAAAACTGCCATTTGTAGGATCTCTCCTGTTCCCATTTGGTTTTGCCAGCATCGTCCTGTTCGGAATGGAGCTGGTGACTGGAAACTTCGCATTGCTACCAATGGCAACATGGGCCGGCAAATGCAGCTGGAGTGCAACCTTTAGAAATTGGACATGGGTCTGGATTGGCAATTTCATCGGCACGCTCGTTGTGGCGATCATCATGGCCATCAGCCTCACCAGCGGAAGCATGGATGCTTCTGCTGAGAATGTTGGTCCACCCATTTGGGATCTTGTGGCTCAAAAGATCGTTGCTCTTAACCAGATCAACGTTGTGAAAAAGTACGAGGCCCTTGGAAGCATGGGTTTCTTCTTGGCTTTCCTGCGTGGAGTTGTGGCCAACTGGTTGGTTTGCCTCGGCGTCACCATGGCTCTTGTGAGCAAAAGTGTTCCCGGCAAATTGTTGGCCTGCTGGTTGCCGATTACGGCTTTCCAAACAATGGGCATGGAGCACATTGTTGTGAATCAATTCCTACACACAGCGGGACCAATCCTCGGTTCAGGCGTTCCTTTCTATAAAGTGATTTTCTGGAATTTCCTCCCAGTCACGTTGGGAAACATTGTTGGCGGAATGGTATTCATCGGCATGCTCTTCTACAGCACCCATCGCACCAAAATTTCCGATGTGCTTCCCACGGAGCATGATGAAAAGCTAGAACGTGAACTTGCCGCTGAGCTCGGCGCCCGCTGA
- a CDS encoding molybdopterin molybdotransferase MoeA, whose amino-acid sequence MPGHAEPYGREGLPLNEARERLLKHIKPIKGLITVPLDEALGRVNAKPINAPDSIPGFRASIMDGYALGQHHQPSVGQQWTLHGRSAPGSPFDRVLNAGEAIRILTGAPLPEGAGWVLPQECVGTSQTQLSLAAEVSDQPWIRAEDEECKAGDRLINPGLRLTPSQLGRLAGCGVATLEVHRKPRIGLLISGDELVPAGLERRAGAIWESNSTLLEAILNSLHQVVHIKCVIPDQPEALRRALAELSNTCDVVVSTGGISAGDSDWIRALVSELGQVNFWKLFLKPGRPFAFGHINNQRGGVPFFGLPGNPVAAAITALQLLWPALQLLEGQQEPECFPRVKVKLANALARRPGRPELARARLEVNANGELMARVSDSQASSRIGSLVQSDLLLEIPAHTGGLKAGESVWAQLMRARLL is encoded by the coding sequence GTGCCTGGTCACGCTGAGCCCTATGGCCGCGAAGGATTACCTCTTAACGAAGCTAGAGAGCGGCTGCTCAAACACATCAAGCCAATCAAAGGCCTAATAACGGTGCCCCTAGACGAGGCTCTAGGGCGCGTCAATGCCAAACCAATCAACGCTCCTGACTCGATCCCAGGGTTCCGAGCCTCAATCATGGATGGCTATGCCTTAGGGCAACACCATCAACCGAGCGTCGGCCAACAATGGACCCTTCACGGCCGCTCAGCCCCGGGATCTCCATTTGATCGAGTCTTAAACGCTGGTGAAGCTATCCGTATCTTGACCGGAGCACCCCTCCCAGAGGGAGCAGGCTGGGTTTTGCCTCAGGAATGCGTAGGGACGAGCCAAACGCAACTGAGCTTGGCTGCTGAAGTTTCGGATCAACCCTGGATCCGAGCCGAAGACGAAGAATGCAAAGCCGGGGATCGATTGATCAATCCAGGCCTGCGCTTAACGCCTTCCCAGCTTGGACGCCTTGCAGGTTGCGGTGTAGCCACACTGGAGGTCCACCGCAAGCCTCGCATTGGCCTCCTAATCAGCGGCGATGAGCTTGTGCCAGCTGGGCTAGAGCGACGCGCAGGAGCCATATGGGAAAGCAACAGCACCCTGCTTGAGGCGATCCTGAACAGCCTCCATCAGGTGGTCCATATAAAATGTGTGATTCCCGATCAGCCAGAAGCGTTGCGGCGGGCCTTAGCTGAGCTCAGCAACACCTGCGATGTTGTGGTGAGCACAGGCGGAATTTCAGCAGGAGACAGTGACTGGATCCGAGCGCTTGTAAGTGAATTGGGGCAAGTGAATTTCTGGAAACTATTTCTGAAGCCCGGACGCCCCTTTGCCTTCGGGCACATCAACAACCAAAGGGGGGGCGTGCCTTTCTTTGGCCTCCCTGGAAACCCTGTTGCTGCAGCGATCACAGCCCTACAACTGCTTTGGCCAGCCTTACAGCTCTTGGAGGGTCAACAAGAGCCTGAATGTTTTCCACGCGTCAAGGTCAAGCTGGCCAACGCTTTGGCTCGCCGGCCAGGACGACCCGAATTAGCCCGTGCTCGCTTGGAGGTCAATGCCAACGGAGAGCTGATGGCGCGGGTGAGCGATTCTCAAGCCTCATCCCGCATTGGCTCTCTCGTTCAGAGCGATCTGTTACTGGAGATTCCAGCACACACAGGAGGCTTGAAAGCCGGCGAGAGTGTTTGGGCACAACTCATGCGAGCACGCCTCCTCTGA
- a CDS encoding molybdopterin oxidoreductase family protein: MAEPITTIRSQCPYCGVGCGLDFRPPAKKGEAVRRDADGTPMWTARGDRLHPSSLGQVCIKGATVGETLSRGRLDQPLGRNSLDDDFQPISWDEALERISSQIKTSLKSKGPDAIAMYGSGQFHTEDYYLAQKLLKGALGTNNFDANSRLCMSSAVAGYTRSLGSDGPPCSYEDLDHCTVAFLIGTNTAECHPVLFQRLLKRKKRHPGSVTIVVVDPRQTDTANAADIHLAVAPGSDLALLHGIAHLVMRENGQDPAFIDECTDNYDAFFDVVARWTPRRVALFCGIPEKRLREVAQLFHRREKVLSLWSMGVNQRREGTAVVGGIINLHLLTGQIGKEGAGPFSLTGQPNAMGGREAGGLSHLLPGYRQVTNPEHRAEVEHSWGFSEGKIDSKPGLTAWQQVEAMERGELDLWWVAATNPLVSMPDLERVKTAMKRCPLVVVSEAYTDSETSHYAHLLLPAAQWSEKAGTMTNSERRVTYCPAFRNPHRESRPDWAVFAEIGRRLGFEEQFTYECAAEVYAEFTALTKKRLCDVSGLSHDVLTKEGPQQWPFPQDSSPSQESKRLYTNHKFLTTNGRARFCSDQPLGLAEPPCDTYPLVLTIGRYLGQWHTMTRTGQVERLKTMHPEPLLEINPKDADQFAVKHGELAAVSSRRGQLTARVKVTDKIRRSTVFLPMHWGFTQAQACEVNALMHEQACPISKQPELKASAVIVAPAVSVIKPIEQEAGRLEALRKLINPVFR, from the coding sequence ATGGCTGAGCCAATCACAACCATTCGCAGTCAATGTCCTTATTGCGGAGTGGGGTGTGGGTTGGACTTTCGACCACCGGCAAAAAAGGGGGAAGCCGTCCGTCGAGATGCAGATGGAACCCCAATGTGGACGGCTCGAGGAGATCGGCTGCATCCATCAAGCCTCGGCCAAGTTTGCATCAAAGGGGCAACAGTCGGAGAAACCCTGTCGAGGGGCCGACTGGATCAACCTCTTGGTCGCAACAGTCTTGATGACGACTTCCAACCGATCAGCTGGGATGAGGCGCTTGAGCGCATCTCAAGCCAAATCAAAACAAGCCTGAAATCCAAAGGACCAGATGCTATCGCGATGTATGGCTCGGGACAATTTCATACAGAAGACTATTACTTGGCGCAAAAACTCCTCAAAGGAGCGCTAGGTACTAACAATTTCGACGCTAATTCAAGACTCTGCATGAGTTCAGCTGTTGCGGGTTACACCCGCAGCTTGGGCTCAGATGGTCCCCCCTGCAGCTACGAAGACTTAGACCATTGCACGGTGGCATTTCTGATCGGAACCAACACCGCTGAATGCCATCCAGTGCTCTTTCAACGATTACTAAAACGAAAAAAAAGACACCCTGGCTCCGTCACCATTGTGGTGGTGGACCCACGCCAAACCGATACCGCAAATGCTGCTGACATTCATTTAGCAGTCGCTCCTGGGAGTGACCTTGCCCTCCTTCACGGCATCGCCCACCTGGTGATGCGAGAAAACGGGCAGGACCCAGCTTTTATCGATGAGTGCACTGACAACTACGACGCCTTTTTTGATGTCGTCGCCCGCTGGACCCCTAGACGTGTGGCCTTATTTTGTGGCATTCCGGAAAAACGTCTACGGGAAGTCGCCCAGCTCTTTCATCGCCGCGAAAAAGTCTTGAGCCTCTGGTCGATGGGTGTGAATCAACGGCGAGAAGGCACCGCTGTCGTGGGTGGAATCATCAATCTGCACTTATTGACAGGACAAATTGGCAAAGAAGGAGCCGGACCTTTTTCACTCACAGGACAACCCAACGCCATGGGAGGAAGAGAAGCAGGCGGCCTCTCCCACCTTCTTCCCGGATATCGTCAAGTTACGAACCCGGAGCATCGTGCTGAAGTCGAGCACTCCTGGGGGTTTTCTGAGGGGAAAATTGACTCCAAGCCTGGACTAACGGCCTGGCAGCAGGTGGAAGCGATGGAACGGGGAGAACTCGATTTGTGGTGGGTTGCTGCGACGAACCCTCTGGTGAGCATGCCAGATCTAGAACGCGTCAAAACAGCGATGAAACGCTGCCCATTGGTCGTCGTAAGCGAAGCTTATACAGATTCAGAAACATCCCATTACGCCCACCTGCTCCTACCAGCTGCTCAATGGAGCGAAAAAGCTGGAACCATGACCAACTCTGAACGCAGAGTGACGTATTGCCCAGCATTCCGGAATCCCCATCGAGAAAGCCGCCCCGATTGGGCAGTGTTTGCCGAAATCGGAAGGCGCCTGGGGTTTGAAGAACAATTCACATACGAATGTGCGGCTGAAGTTTATGCAGAATTTACAGCACTAACAAAAAAGAGATTATGTGATGTCTCAGGATTAAGTCATGACGTTCTGACCAAAGAGGGACCCCAACAATGGCCATTTCCTCAAGACAGTTCACCCTCTCAAGAGTCAAAACGGCTGTACACCAATCACAAGTTTTTAACCACAAATGGACGAGCAAGGTTCTGCAGCGACCAACCACTTGGTCTTGCAGAACCACCTTGTGACACGTACCCACTGGTCCTCACTATTGGCCGTTATCTCGGACAGTGGCACACGATGACTCGGACAGGACAGGTGGAGCGCTTAAAAACGATGCACCCAGAACCCCTCTTAGAAATTAACCCTAAAGATGCAGATCAATTTGCGGTGAAGCATGGAGAGCTCGCCGCGGTGAGCTCCCGAAGGGGCCAACTCACCGCTCGCGTGAAAGTCACAGACAAAATCCGACGGAGCACAGTCTTTCTTCCGATGCATTGGGGATTCACGCAAGCTCAAGCCTGTGAGGTGAATGCACTGATGCATGAACAGGCCTGCCCCATATCAAAACAACCAGAATTAAAAGCAAGTGCCGTCATCGTTGCTCCAGCAGTTTCTGTCATCAAACCAATCGAACAGGAAGCTGGGCGCTTGGAAGCGCTTCGAAAATTGATCAACCCAGTATTTCGCTAA
- the moaC gene encoding cyclic pyranopterin monophosphate synthase MoaC, with protein MEQGLTHLNASGDVHMVDVGDRLPTRREASARGCLQMQPTTLEVIRTGNTPKGDLLAVARVAAIQAAKRTWELIPLCHQLPLSGVEVTIEPDSSLPGLILCCRCRTTHNTGVEMESMTAVSIGLLTLYDMLKSIDPGMTLGQVALTHKDGGRNGAWSR; from the coding sequence ATGGAACAAGGCCTCACTCACCTCAACGCATCCGGTGATGTTCACATGGTTGATGTGGGTGATCGCCTCCCCACGCGACGCGAAGCAAGCGCTCGGGGGTGCCTTCAAATGCAGCCAACCACACTGGAAGTGATCCGTACCGGCAATACGCCGAAAGGTGATCTCCTTGCTGTTGCGCGAGTCGCTGCCATCCAAGCAGCGAAACGGACCTGGGAACTGATTCCCCTTTGCCACCAGTTACCACTCAGTGGCGTGGAAGTCACGATCGAACCAGATTCCTCATTACCGGGACTAATTCTGTGCTGCCGGTGCCGCACAACACACAACACGGGTGTGGAGATGGAATCCATGACAGCGGTCTCCATTGGATTGCTGACGCTTTACGACATGCTGAAATCGATTGATCCCGGGATGACCTTGGGACAGGTCGCTCTCACCCACAAGGACGGAGGCCGCAACGGTGCCTGGTCACGCTGA
- a CDS encoding nitrate reductase associated protein, which yields MDQASHCFGFEKDFVGNWRCIPLCVRRKLDLIGVKLKLSHWLELTQEQRQMLVDWPDELPVLNELREHLRLLTRLLAEGMAKDLPLAVDEPWQVLGELPSIVQESALKKSIVINVNQWASLFELERFALCKLARPGHDHHNLDAAFSEILG from the coding sequence ATGGATCAAGCCAGCCATTGTTTTGGGTTTGAGAAGGATTTTGTGGGGAACTGGCGTTGCATCCCTCTTTGTGTACGCCGGAAGCTAGATCTCATTGGCGTCAAATTAAAATTGAGTCATTGGTTGGAGCTCACTCAGGAACAGCGCCAAATGCTTGTGGATTGGCCTGATGAGTTGCCAGTTTTGAATGAGTTGCGTGAGCACTTGCGACTTCTCACTCGGCTGTTGGCTGAGGGGATGGCCAAAGACCTGCCTTTAGCTGTGGATGAACCTTGGCAAGTGTTGGGAGAACTGCCCAGCATTGTGCAGGAATCTGCCTTGAAAAAATCGATTGTTATTAATGTGAACCAATGGGCTTCTTTGTTTGAATTAGAGCGTTTTGCTTTATGTAAATTGGCCCGTCCTGGCCATGATCATCACAACTTGGATGCTGCTTTTAGCGAAATACTGGGTTGA
- a CDS encoding HEAT repeat domain-containing protein, translating to MSAIDEASLWDQLAKARKIPLNPTWLGEVFSPSLSVELRFAVAERLGMFAETGWPIIHALIQQHGIHPELIHAAGLCHQPEAKDWLLTQLKQSHDPDAHLLNALSCWGAELTPSQFEHLLQLPGQAQRIAGLNLLGFKSHQLEAVELLQLCEYALQDWRDPVVIACIRLLQRRDDMEISTRLAVLVHKGSDAAAEAGLRALGCMATTHSKITLKSLSVELTNPERRAHALRQLQQQY from the coding sequence ATGAGTGCCATTGATGAAGCCTCCCTTTGGGATCAGCTGGCCAAGGCACGGAAGATTCCTTTGAATCCAACCTGGCTGGGAGAGGTTTTCTCTCCCAGCCTTTCTGTTGAACTCCGTTTTGCAGTGGCTGAGCGCTTGGGGATGTTCGCAGAAACAGGTTGGCCAATCATCCATGCCCTGATCCAACAGCACGGAATTCATCCTGAGTTGATCCACGCTGCCGGCCTCTGCCATCAACCTGAAGCAAAAGATTGGTTACTCACGCAGCTGAAGCAATCCCATGATCCAGATGCACACTTGCTGAACGCACTGAGTTGCTGGGGTGCAGAGCTCACACCATCTCAATTCGAGCATCTTTTGCAATTACCTGGCCAAGCACAACGCATCGCGGGCCTTAATCTTCTTGGCTTCAAATCTCATCAACTTGAAGCCGTTGAATTGCTGCAATTGTGTGAATACGCACTTCAAGATTGGCGTGATCCTGTTGTCATCGCCTGCATACGTCTGCTGCAGCGACGAGACGACATGGAGATCAGCACCAGGCTTGCGGTTCTGGTCCATAAAGGCTCCGATGCAGCTGCTGAAGCTGGCTTAAGAGCCTTGGGTTGCATGGCCACAACGCATAGCAAAATAACGCTGAAGTCACTGAGCGTAGAGCTCACTAATCCAGAACGACGTGCGCACGCCCTACGCCAACTTCAACAGCAATATTAA
- a CDS encoding molybdenum cofactor biosynthesis protein MoaE, whose translation MTQKLEITVEIHSQPFDPWIQLSEWSSTAAASTSFIGRVRDVAEYGSSLEALELTHYPGLCESLIREDAERLLMAHGATAALVIHRVGRLSPHEVIVLVAIEADRRGPAQRCCMALLEAIKHQAPLWKKEWRDGQGSWVSGNTPL comes from the coding sequence ATGACACAAAAACTGGAAATAACAGTTGAGATTCACAGCCAACCCTTTGATCCTTGGATTCAGTTGTCTGAATGGTCATCGACTGCTGCTGCTTCAACCTCATTCATTGGACGGGTTCGCGATGTTGCTGAATATGGGAGTTCACTTGAAGCGCTTGAGCTCACGCACTATCCAGGACTGTGCGAAAGCTTGATCCGTGAGGATGCGGAACGGTTGTTGATGGCGCATGGAGCGACTGCAGCGCTTGTGATTCATCGGGTTGGACGCTTATCGCCTCATGAGGTCATCGTGCTTGTGGCGATTGAGGCTGATCGGCGTGGTCCTGCGCAACGTTGTTGCATGGCGCTGCTTGAAGCGATCAAGCATCAGGCCCCTCTCTGGAAAAAAGAGTGGAGGGATGGACAAGGCAGCTGGGTTAGCGGAAATACACCGCTTTGA
- a CDS encoding MoaD/ThiS family protein, which yields MTKSPERTLQVLLFASLRDQAGWDEQCVFLPDKDVVTAEDIWDQLKLGPRPASVQISINQRLVSSLTPVQIGDEVAFLPPFTGG from the coding sequence ATGACGAAATCTCCGGAGAGAACACTCCAGGTGCTGTTGTTTGCTTCGCTTCGAGATCAGGCGGGCTGGGATGAACAGTGTGTGTTTCTTCCTGACAAAGATGTTGTGACGGCTGAGGACATTTGGGATCAGTTGAAGCTTGGACCTCGCCCTGCGTCTGTGCAGATCTCGATTAATCAGCGGTTGGTGAGTTCGCTGACCCCTGTGCAAATAGGGGATGAAGTTGCGTTTCTTCCACCCTTCACCGGAGGTTGA
- a CDS encoding DNA mismatch repair protein MutS, producing MDGNHLTRSVPGASDPWPLLRKYGESSGQIAMRLVIHGRSGGLVPPCLQQLVGAVAAFRAAPVELEVLTSEHPAPVQSDSQWLVPLLLLPGSHARSDVPQIRQRLMAEGVDVKSLPFLGSWDCWWVLMSDWIEGVAAKHPSLALVHHPLRPGLSDRFLRALQRRFDLPVVPFDAWDQFACDHPDVVPLPLSLAPNRMSEALRQAGGLPSLLEDPQLREGLIHCLALLP from the coding sequence ATGGATGGGAACCACCTGACTAGATCAGTCCCAGGGGCTTCAGATCCGTGGCCGTTGTTACGCAAATACGGCGAATCGAGTGGGCAAATCGCTATGCGTCTTGTCATTCATGGACGTTCAGGCGGATTGGTCCCCCCTTGCTTGCAACAACTTGTGGGAGCTGTCGCGGCGTTTCGGGCGGCGCCAGTGGAGTTGGAGGTGCTGACTTCCGAGCATCCTGCTCCAGTGCAATCCGACAGCCAGTGGCTTGTGCCTTTGCTCTTGCTCCCTGGCAGTCATGCGCGCAGCGATGTTCCGCAGATTCGTCAGCGGTTGATGGCAGAGGGTGTTGACGTGAAGTCGCTTCCTTTTCTTGGCTCCTGGGACTGTTGGTGGGTTCTCATGTCGGATTGGATTGAGGGTGTTGCCGCGAAGCATCCTTCCCTAGCTTTGGTTCATCATCCGTTGAGGCCAGGGCTGTCCGATCGTTTTCTCCGCGCGCTGCAACGCCGCTTTGACCTGCCTGTGGTGCCGTTTGATGCCTGGGACCAGTTTGCATGTGATCATCCCGACGTGGTTCCTTTACCTCTTTCCTTGGCGCCCAATCGGATGTCGGAGGCGTTGCGTCAGGCTGGTGGCCTGCCATCTCTTCTTGAAGACCCCCAGCTCCGTGAGGGACTCATTCATTGTCTTGCTCTATTGCCGTGA
- a CDS encoding ferredoxin--nitrite reductase, producing MSIQVPTRPFLENKKLNKIEQNKAAKDGLLVGNEIEEFARIGWEEVDETDLQLRLKWYGMFWRPKTPGKFMLRLRVPNGVINHQQLRVVASIVERYGDNGSCDITTRQNLQLRGVLLNDLPDILKRLKDVGLSSIQSGFDNPRNVTGNPLAGIDPNEIIDTRPFTTELQDFLTNHCEGNPEYSNLPRKWNTAVAGAKDNFLLHNDIVFHPVERDGVLGFGVWIGGILSSQMNAYAIPLNTWVKQDEICKMTDCVIRLWRDNGERDKRPKGRFRMYLDQLGVDAFRSEVEGLFGPLTEDPGSVFNATPRSHYGIHPQKNADEFFAGLHVSVGRLTATDLHDLATASLDYGAGEIRLTEDQNVIIVGISTANLDRFKADPLLQRFPLEPGAIAAGTVSCTGNTYCSFGLTNTKDQAIAAAKKLDDELELPEELKIHWTGCPNTCGQAFMGAIGLTGTKAKNSQGEMGEGYTLSIGGSQGENPQIGEVHQKAIPAEDIQNVLRQVLIEQFGAKPRA from the coding sequence ATGAGCATTCAAGTCCCTACCAGACCATTCCTAGAAAACAAAAAGCTCAATAAAATTGAGCAGAACAAAGCAGCCAAAGATGGGCTACTTGTTGGCAATGAGATTGAAGAATTCGCCAGAATTGGCTGGGAAGAGGTTGATGAAACCGATCTTCAACTTCGCTTGAAATGGTATGGAATGTTTTGGCGCCCCAAAACACCAGGCAAGTTCATGCTTCGCTTGCGAGTTCCCAACGGCGTCATTAATCATCAGCAACTTCGGGTTGTGGCCTCAATCGTGGAGCGCTACGGCGATAACGGAAGTTGCGACATCACAACACGCCAAAACTTACAACTTCGCGGCGTACTCCTGAATGATTTGCCAGACATTCTCAAACGACTGAAGGATGTTGGACTGAGCTCAATCCAATCTGGTTTTGACAACCCGAGGAATGTAACCGGCAATCCACTTGCTGGAATTGATCCAAACGAAATTATCGATACGCGCCCTTTCACCACGGAGCTTCAGGACTTTCTCACGAACCATTGCGAAGGAAATCCGGAATATTCCAACCTCCCTCGCAAATGGAACACAGCTGTTGCTGGAGCAAAAGACAACTTTCTACTCCACAACGACATTGTCTTTCACCCCGTTGAAAGAGACGGTGTGTTGGGGTTCGGCGTCTGGATTGGAGGAATTCTCTCCTCACAGATGAATGCCTATGCCATTCCCCTTAATACGTGGGTGAAGCAAGATGAGATTTGCAAAATGACCGATTGCGTCATTCGCCTCTGGCGCGACAACGGCGAGCGTGACAAGCGCCCCAAAGGCCGCTTCCGCATGTATCTCGACCAACTCGGTGTCGATGCCTTCAGGAGTGAAGTGGAAGGACTTTTTGGTCCACTCACAGAGGATCCAGGTTCAGTCTTCAACGCCACGCCTCGTTCTCATTATGGAATCCATCCGCAAAAAAATGCAGACGAGTTTTTCGCAGGACTGCATGTCAGCGTTGGACGACTCACAGCAACTGATCTACACGACTTAGCCACAGCAAGTCTTGATTACGGGGCTGGTGAAATTCGCCTAACAGAGGATCAAAATGTCATCATCGTGGGGATATCCACGGCCAATCTCGATCGCTTCAAAGCAGACCCATTGTTGCAACGCTTCCCTCTCGAACCAGGTGCTATTGCAGCTGGCACGGTCTCCTGCACTGGAAACACCTACTGCAGCTTTGGTCTCACCAACACCAAAGACCAAGCTATTGCAGCGGCGAAAAAACTCGACGACGAACTCGAACTACCCGAAGAACTCAAGATCCATTGGACCGGTTGCCCTAACACCTGTGGTCAAGCCTTCATGGGGGCTATTGGCCTAACAGGCACCAAAGCGAAAAACAGTCAGGGTGAAATGGGCGAGGGCTACACCCTGAGCATCGGGGGATCTCAAGGTGAAAACCCTCAGATCGGCGAAGTCCATCAAAAGGCCATTCCCGCAGAAGACATTCAAAACGTTCTTCGACAGGTGCTGATCGAACAATTCGGAGCAAAGCCTCGGGCTTAA